The Methylomonas sp. UP202 DNA window ACGTGGACGTTGTAACCCAGGGTCGCGGTGTCGGCCAGTACGGCGTGTTCGGACACCTGGCGTTTGAATACCGGCTCGGGATGCAGCAGCTTGACGGCGTTCAGAAAGCTGATTTCCGGGTCCTGGCAAACCAGCAGGGTCAGGCCGACCGGCATTTCGGCGTCGATCAGGGCTTCGGCGATGAAGCAGGCCGAAGCCTGGGTGTCTTTCAGGTGTTTCTTGTATTTGCCGTCGCTAAGAACGGTGACTTGGTGAGCTTGAGCCGACATGATGTCGGCGGCGGAATGGATGGATTGAGTGGCATCGCCGCCTTGCGCTCGAGCGTCGCAACGACTGGCCAGTTCCGTGATAAGCATGCGTTTTCCTATTTCCAAATGCCAATGATATGAGTGAAGTCGTCGGTCCAGGGTTGCAAGCCGAACGACAGTGGCAATTTCTGCCAATGCCCGAGCCGGCTTTGTTGCAGTTTTGCCAAGCGCTCGGGATGTTTCGCGATCACCACCCAGTCGGTGGCAATCACCAAAGGGACATCGGTTTCCGGCTGAAATTCCTGGAGCAGGCCGGCCAGATGCAGTTGGTTGACGTGATCGGCCAGGACTTTCTTCAGGGCCAAATGACGGTTGGTGATGTGAAATGCCAGCAAACCGTCGTCCTTCAGCTTGCTGAAGTATAGCTGCAAAGCCTCGCGGGTCAGCAAGTGGGTAGGTACCGCGTCGGAACTGAAGGCGTCCATGATCAGCAGGTCAAAGCTGGCGTCGGCTTCCTTGGCCAGCGACAAACGGGCGTCGCCGACGACCATCGCCACCTGCTTGGCGCAACGTTCCAAGTAATGAAACCAGGTCGGGTCTTGCGCGACCGAAACCACCAGCGGGTCGATTTCGTAGAACGACCAACTTTGGCCTTCCTTGGCGTAGCAGGCCAGCGCGCCGGCGCCCAGGCCGACCGCGCCGATCCGCCAGCGCGGATTTTCGGCGTCGAATTCGGCGAATACCTGGCCGATCGGGCCGGGCCGGCTGTAGTAGGTCAGCGGCGTGGTAATTTGCGCCGGAATCAAGCGTTCGGCGCCGTGTTTGGTGGTGCCGTGGTAAAGTTCGCGGACTTTTTCCGGCTTTTGGTTTTCGTCGGGGATCACGGTATCGCGCACCGACAGCACGCCGAAAAACGTCCGTTCCTGATACAACACGTTCGATGCCATGCCGTGCAGACCCAGCGTGAACAGCAGCAGTACCGCCGTCAGCGTGCCCAGCGCCAACGGGCTGTGGCGCAACGCATAACTGATGCCGGCCAGCAGAATCAGCGCGCCGCCGATCAGGTCCAGATAGTCGAACAATTGTTCGGTCGAAAAATAGACGGCCAGCCCGGCAACCAGAATCAGTACCGGGAACAGCAGTTGCAAGGGCCAGCGGCCGTTCAACAAGCCGGGCCGCAATAGTAGCGCCGCGACGATCATGATCGGGTATTCGTAAACCGCATTGAACAAAAACGGCGCGACGAAGGTGTTGAACAAGCCGCCCAGCATGCCGGCGAAGGACATCACCAGATAAAATCGGGTCAGGAATTGGGGGTGGGGCCGGCTGCGCGCCAATTCGCCGTGGCAGACCATGACCGCCAGGAAGAATGCGATCAGGTGCAGAATCAAATCCAGCCAATAAGGCAGCGTGGCCGGATTGATAAACGAATAGGCGATGAACACCGTCAACACCGCCGGTTGCGCGGCCAGCATCCACGGCCGGATGCGCTCCGCCCAGCTGCCGAACACCAGGATGAAGGACAGCAAATACAGGGTTAGCGGGACGATCCACAGCAACGGCACCGCGGCGATGTCGGTACTGATGAACTGAGTCAGACCCAGCAATAGGCTGGAAGGCACCAAGGCCAGAGCGGCCCAATGCAGTTGTTGCCAGCGGCTCGGCGGCGTCAGGGTTTCGTCGATGCTGGGCGCTTCCAGTTCGTCTTCGGTTTGGTTGCGCCAATAGCCGGTCGCGCAGAACAGGATGCAGGCGCACAGCAGCAGATAGCCGCCGCTCCAAACCAGGCGTTGGTTGGCCAGGCCGATGTTGGGTTCGATTAAAAACGGATAGCTCAGCAAGGCCAACAAACTACCGGCGTTGCTGGCGGCGTAAAGATAATACGGATCGCCGCTGCTGCGATGGCCGCAGCGGGAAAACCAACTTTGCAGCAACGGCGCGGTCGCCGAGATCACGAAAAACGGCAGGCCGATCGCCAGAAACAAGGTCCAGACCAACCACCAGGCCGGATTGCCGGCGGTGGGCGGGCTGGGGTTGTCCGGCAGCGCCACCGGCAGCGCGAACACGCTGAAGATCATCAAGGCGGTATGGATCTGAATCTGGCGCTGCGCGCCTTGCCGGGCCGTCAGCCAATGCGCGTAGAGGTAGCCGCAGAACAGCAGGGTTTGGTAAAACACCATGCAGGTGTTCCACACCGCAGGCGTGCCGCCGAGCAAGGGCAACAACAGTTTGCCGAACATCGGCTGCAGCACGAACATCAGCAATGCGCTGATGAATAGCGTCGCGGCGAACGCGATAACCGGCGAAATGAGGGTGGGGCGGGTGGTTTGAGGCGCTGAGTTCATCGTTATTATTGTCGGGGTTGGCCGAACCGGGCGGGGCAATGATAAAGCATTTGTGCCGGCTTGTGGCTCGCGCTTGGACTCCGCTCGACAGGAGGCGCCGAGCCGGCGCGCGGCTTTTTACCCGTATTTACATTATATTGACTGGGATTTACCGATGCCGTCGGCATACTGTTGTTTACCCGTATTTAAATTTTGGCTGTTGTATGTTGCTATCAAATGAATAGGAAATTCGCTGCGATGAAACCAAATTCACGCCGGTCGATAGGCTGGTTCGAACCCTCCGCGACCGGTTTACGAATCGCGGTTTGCCTGCTGTTGTGTGTGTTACTGGTCGCCTGCGGTTCGCGGCCGTTGCCGCCCAGCCAGGTCGAGCAAGCCGAAAAACTGGAAAAAGTTTTGCTGGACGGCGGCTACCGGCCGGCGCGACGTTTCGAGATCGAAACCGGCCGCGAAGTCTGGCATCGCGATGGCCGCGATTTGGACGTATCGATCACGGTACCCACCTCACCGGGTCG harbors:
- a CDS encoding fused MFS/spermidine synthase, with product MNSAPQTTRPTLISPVIAFAATLFISALLMFVLQPMFGKLLLPLLGGTPAVWNTCMVFYQTLLFCGYLYAHWLTARQGAQRQIQIHTALMIFSVFALPVALPDNPSPPTAGNPAWWLVWTLFLAIGLPFFVISATAPLLQSWFSRCGHRSSGDPYYLYAASNAGSLLALLSYPFLIEPNIGLANQRLVWSGGYLLLCACILFCATGYWRNQTEDELEAPSIDETLTPPSRWQQLHWAALALVPSSLLLGLTQFISTDIAAVPLLWIVPLTLYLLSFILVFGSWAERIRPWMLAAQPAVLTVFIAYSFINPATLPYWLDLILHLIAFFLAVMVCHGELARSRPHPQFLTRFYLVMSFAGMLGGLFNTFVAPFLFNAVYEYPIMIVAALLLRPGLLNGRWPLQLLFPVLILVAGLAVYFSTEQLFDYLDLIGGALILLAGISYALRHSPLALGTLTAVLLLFTLGLHGMASNVLYQERTFFGVLSVRDTVIPDENQKPEKVRELYHGTTKHGAERLIPAQITTPLTYYSRPGPIGQVFAEFDAENPRWRIGAVGLGAGALACYAKEGQSWSFYEIDPLVVSVAQDPTWFHYLERCAKQVAMVVGDARLSLAKEADASFDLLIMDAFSSDAVPTHLLTREALQLYFSKLKDDGLLAFHITNRHLALKKVLADHVNQLHLAGLLQEFQPETDVPLVIATDWVVIAKHPERLAKLQQSRLGHWQKLPLSFGLQPWTDDFTHIIGIWK